The following DNA comes from Vespula pensylvanica isolate Volc-1 chromosome 5, ASM1446617v1, whole genome shotgun sequence.
CTAAATCCAATAAAGGGGGATGGACCTCGCCGTCCGGGGACACCCAGCATAAGAAAACATTCTCGGTGAGGCGATCGACTGCATCGTAATCGACATCAATGATAGCTCGTCGTGAGTTCGCGAACCAAATCGGATTGTATGCCGACAGTCGTTTCCATGTTAACTCTTACcgtatataacgtatatcCTTCTTATGACACGTCGTTCTGCTTGCTCCTCTCTATTAAATTAGCGAAATTCCTTTGAGGAGTAAACGGGCTGCCATcggtaaaataattattgcgCGTTTCGAATTCCTCAGTCTGAAAATaacgttgaagaaaaaagaaacttattaCGGTATCCAGTCATACAATTTATTACACCTCTTTCGTCAAATAACTTTCTCGAAATAGTCATATACGCTTATGCGACGAGTACCAATTGCGGAAGATGTATTTACATCGAATTAAATTCCAAGCGAATTCTTGGATCTCTGATATGAAACTAGAAAAAGGTttctaagaagaagaattaccTATCGAATTACGATATCGCGTCGATCATAGAGAATAAACCGATGATCTTGGGAAAGAAAAGggtattgaaagaaaaaaaggaataagaaaaaaaacgatcgtGACGGCGCGAGTTTCGAAGACGAAGATCACCCGTTTCGTATTCGCTAGATGGTAAAGGGAGAGTGATCGTCGAAGGACaagaagggaagaaacgaaaacacGAAGATAGGTATATAAGAAAACCTTCGCTTCGGCAAACTCCGACCGGATATATAATGgatatctttattatcgtGAAGGAGAGACTTTCAGTTCATGAGACTTGGAGTTTATCGATGGTGGATCACTGGTGACGATTCCGAtcgacaacgacaacgttACGCTACACTACCACCACGAGTAGTAAAACTTCGGTTCCAATTGGTCCTCGTCCCTTCCCctatcgttataaatatttatgaaaacgaTACGTTTATACGCGAACGACAAGACCGTCCGTGATTAAAAAAAACCGGGAGATTTATCGGAACGTGCTCTCGCGCCGACAGCCATTTCTGAAGCTATCATACATCAAGTTGTGCCTCCGCGACGATCcggattctttctttccgttgCTTTTCGTGGGACTTCCACTCGTGAAATCCTTCACACTCGATTGCTTTCGATATCAACTTATCATACttatctttcgatatattacGAAACAcctccattttttcttttttttttttcttttttttttaaaagacggagaaatagaaaggtaggaaaaaattgattttaagcGACAAATTGTTAAGCAATCATACGAATTGTCTCGAACTCTCTTCTAGATTCATCTtgaattttgattttcttctatcGGGTTAATTGGTTTAATGTTATGAATCTAGAAAAGGTTAGATTAATAGATACAAAACCAGATATatggataaaataaataaaattgttaatatagACTCCGTGTTAAGTACGTGCACGAGTTATCGACAATTCGATTAAATGTAAATGACTTTTACGTACGATAATGTCAGTTTAAACTTACAATATGTGCAAATCCTACGTATAGTTTGAAGTACTTGATGCCATATTTCGAGTATCGAATTGTTCGCCACCTGATGAGAAAGTATCTAAACTAATTTTAGTGGCGCATTTTCAAGAAGTAACGCTTGCTTATGCGTGcctgagaaaagaaatacgtgtatgtgcacgatatatgttataatacataagaattagatcatatttcttttcgagtaATAAATACTGAACAATTTTGAAAACAACaaattgtacatatgtatgaatataaacgataaaaaattaagtggAAAAATTATGTGATATAATTATCAACTGTTACTAcgtttttaacattatttcgTATACTTCTCCGTTAGATGGCACTGAAAATccaataatcgataaatagatACCTGCAAGCAGGATTACCTACacataaaaaagttttattaaaaatgtgatATATAGTCCCTACTTCTAAAAACTGTCCAAGTGCTTTCTAAAAGAGCGTTTATCGTTACGTCATTAATAACGTCATATGTTGGAGGCATAAATACGATCTACGTATTGAAAACTTCACGACTCTCtggtaaaatataataaattagatttcTGAAACCATATACGTTACACGATAGACCATATACGTTAGATATTTAACTGCACTTGCGAATACATCATGCTAGCATTACAAGAATACGCGTTAGTATAGCCATGTGTAAGCTATGATACACATGATGATGTACATCTACCATTTTCAGAAATGAAGTACGGCTTGAATGTGTGTACGGCATACAAGCGAATTTGaactaatatttattgattaaagTTGAATGCGATAAAGAACCACATTCACACAATGCGATTAGCATTAGGATGTATAGGaggtaaaattgaaaattgtacGAATGTAAGAAGTAGTGttataaactataaaaatgaaacttttcaCGTTAATCTCGAGACTATCCTGAAATCAGCTGTTACAAGCAGACGATAAGCAGGTAACgaattatgttttatatcaaatggtatagatattaattattaatattatttcttaatagttgctttaaaattatcatcattattatatttttatctttacccATCTCggataattttcaattatatttataagaatataatactGGATTTGTAATATTCTAAAATTTcacatatagatgtatatatgcacgtataaTGCGAGTTTATGTTTAATATCAGTTGTATGATATCTTGTTTATTTAGGATATGGAAATTAGTGAAACAGATGTACAGATAACAAATCGTCCTATTGACTTTATTTCGGTATATGtcaaggaagaaaatgatgaatgTGAAACAGAATTTAATGATGTCGAAATTATTGCTGCCGCACAGCACTTTTGttctattgaaataaaagaaaccaaaggttatgataaaaattataaacaaagagagtttaatatagataatgaTAGCAACtgggaaaatagaaaaaatatagagtcTCCTAATTCTAATACGGATGCTATGCAATCTAGCGAAGCTTGTAATATCGGTAGCATTCTAACAGACTCTATTTGTCTGGATACGTTAGATTCAGACACTACAAATGATCAGatcaaaaaacaaattaatcaGTCTTCTGAAGTTTTTGAATCACAATCGGAAGACACAGAAACAAATTATAACATCTCAACCGTTGCTACATCTAATCAATTTTTAGAGAGTTTGAGTCTCgacataaaaaaggaaaataagcaATCAAGTCATAAATCTGATTCTGATGGAATCTATATGACGGAATGGTTATGCGATGTAAATGGTGATACGAACCTACGATTGAAGGTTTTGAAGAATGATAAGCAAGAAGTACAAATTCCCACTGACATTGAAGCTACAATAACACCCATAGCTATCTGTAAGGATCAAACATTAGATCACAGTGGTAATTtgacaaaagaagaaacaaagaaatataatacaaccaaaaaaagaacaaaattaaaatcgtcTACATTGAATGATTACGAggaaagattaagaaaaaaagctgAATGcatgagagaaaaacgaagaaagttgTATGAAAATGAAAGTGAAGAACAAAGAGTACAAAGACTTGCAAGAGAAGCTGCCAAAAGACGAGAAATGAGAATGTATTACGAAACTCcagaacaaagaagaaaacggcTTGATGCTGAGGCAGCAAGGAAGAGACAATACAGATTGTATAATGAAACACCAGATGATAGAAGAAAACGATTAGATCGAGAAGCAGAAAGAAGACGAATCAAACGTCTTTCTTTGTATGCTAGTGAATCTCCCGAACAACGCAGAGAAAGATTGAATCGAGAATCTGCTAAAAGGAGGGAGGCAAGATTAAATCAATATGCAAAGGAGacggaggaagaaaggaaagaaagactaCGTAAAGATGCTTTAAGAGCCAGAGAAATAAGATTCACAAGATCTGCAGTAGAAACTGAAGAGGAACGCAGACGAAGGTTAGTAAAAGATGctcttagaaaaagagaggtaaGAATGCATGGAAATCATTCGGTAAACAGCGGTTTTACAGAACTTCAAACCGTTCGTAATTTTGAAGAATTAAACAATGcacagataaaaaataatccagATAATCAAATAGGAGGTCATTATCTTAGTAACTGGATGATGTGGTTTCAAAATACACTAGCTCAACCTGTACATATTGGAGAACAAATATTTGAATCACGTCCACAAAATAGTGGATAGATACATTTTCtctatattactttttactgaccaaataaatttaaactaTTGTAGACAATGATAGACAGAAAATAATAACTGGAATAAGTGTGCTTTTTCCATACTTCTCATGCCATTTCAAAAGATAGTAATCAGACTGTTTTCTCATATTTTGCTTACATTAAAGAGTATTTTAATCCATTTCAGTTGGAACAGTATTATCACTGATCTACCAAACTAGAAATGACTGTACAAGacttattagtaataatattttatagaatgtaaatatattatataatttagaatgaattatgattttcaatttttaagctttgttaatttatgtaaatatattgagCTTCCAAATTAAATTagcatttaaatatttatgaatgtcaaggaattttaaatgaatacgtaaaaaaaaaatgctacTGTTGTCTATTGGCCTtcataaaatgtttattaatttatcaatcaaTAATTTGAACAGtaaattatatgatttttaatctTAAGCAACACATATCATGCatccaaaaatatattgattaaaatataaattagatattgctttgtaataaatgtttgttaaaatatatattgtaaataattaaaaacaaattattcttGCCAGTGCCTTTTGTTCACTATTATTTATCCAAATCATTTGATTGTTATAAAtgcttttttatcatatatctgCGTTAATATTAATCTATAACTCTGCAAAATTTCATAAACGGTATACGgatatatacagatatgtaCTTTTTACAAtccatttataataaataaaaaacaaatgtgATTAGAGATACGTGTGTTACTCTTTTTGCCCTTTTATTCCTAGATTATTTAATAgtacgtaatattatttttaagaatgtGCTAATATGTCTATTTGtgtagtaaaatatttattttagacaAATGTATCGTAAAAATCCCTTATTCATACAAAACGGAAGTCCTACATCCACCATCTTAATATGCTACTTTTTTTATCGCTACTTCCGTTTAAGCATTTTTCccgatttttatttagattctaattataattgaaCTGATTTCTAtaccatatattttatatgatttaattattatcgttcatttaatttaaatatttattttaaaatttataatc
Coding sequences within:
- the LOC122629475 gene encoding SAFB-like transcription modulator isoform X2, translating into MEISETDVQITNRPIDFISVYVKEENDECETEFNDVEIIAAAQHFCSIEIKETKGYDKNYKQREFNIDNDSNWENRKNIESPNSNTDAMQSSEACNIGSILTDSICLDTLDSDTTNDQIKKQINQSSEVFESQSEDTETNYNISTVATSNQFLESLSLDIKKENKQSSHKSDSDGIYMTEWLCDVNGDTNLRLKVLKNDKQEVQIPTDIEATITPIAICKDQTLDHSGNLTKEETKKYNTTKKRTKLKSSTLNDYEERLRKKAECMREKRRKLYENESEEQRVQRLAREAAKRREMRMYYETPEQRRKRLDAEAARKRQYRLYNETPDDRRKRLDREAERRRIKRLSLYASESPEQRRERLNRESAKRREARLNQYAKETEEERKERLRKDALRAREIRFTRSAVETEEERRRSWNSIITDLPN
- the LOC122629475 gene encoding trichohyalin-like isoform X1, with the translated sequence MEISETDVQITNRPIDFISVYVKEENDECETEFNDVEIIAAAQHFCSIEIKETKGYDKNYKQREFNIDNDSNWENRKNIESPNSNTDAMQSSEACNIGSILTDSICLDTLDSDTTNDQIKKQINQSSEVFESQSEDTETNYNISTVATSNQFLESLSLDIKKENKQSSHKSDSDGIYMTEWLCDVNGDTNLRLKVLKNDKQEVQIPTDIEATITPIAICKDQTLDHSGNLTKEETKKYNTTKKRTKLKSSTLNDYEERLRKKAECMREKRRKLYENESEEQRVQRLAREAAKRREMRMYYETPEQRRKRLDAEAARKRQYRLYNETPDDRRKRLDREAERRRIKRLSLYASESPEQRRERLNRESAKRREARLNQYAKETEEERKERLRKDALRAREIRFTRSAVETEEERRRRLVKDALRKREVRMHGNHSVNSGFTELQTVRNFEELNNAQIKNNPDNQIGGHYLSNWMMWFQNTLAQPVHIGEQIFESRPQNSG